The nucleotide window AATTAGATGGCGATAATGACGGTGGTAGTGCAGATGCTGATGCTGATAAAGGAAAATGCTTAGGAACCGTTCTGACATTTTCTAATTCCTGTTCCAATCGTTTTGCATTGTTAAACGCTGCCAATAAACTCGgcaattcttttgataaatgcGTGCGCTCCATTATGCAAGATAGATCAGTGGAAGTAGACATTGAAGAAGTCCTTGAATGATCACATAAAAAGTCTGTTGGTGATCCATCCCTCCTATCAAAATTATGATCCTGGTCCTGATCTTCTGCTGTCAATAATGAATCTCGCAAAGACTTGTTTTGTGATTGTAACATACTGATATGCAGAGAGTTAAACATGGCTTCAATGTCCAAAAACACACAGAGACATTCGTCAAGCATTGACTGATCTCCTGAAATCTCCGCATCTTGCAATTGctcaacaaaaattttaataAATGAGCGATAAGATGATATTATGTTAGCATCTGATAGATGTTCCCTGAATGTTTCCAACTCGTGGTCAATAATCAGTAGTTTCGATCTCAAAAAGATACCAGCGATTCTATTCCTCAATAATTTCAGCTTTTTGTTACATGTAAGCCATATCTCTAACAGTAAAGTTACGGGATCTTCCAAAAGCCTTGCCTGTGCTGAATGGATATAATTCCGAGCATTTGAGAGACTATTCAGGCATTTTGTCAACCGGCCAGAAAGCTTCTCGCAATTTCTAATACATTTCAGAGCAACATCCTTATAAAAAGTATCGTCATCTTTGCTGCCACTGAATGTGGTCTTTGTGTCATCCACTCCACCACTGTATGATTCGAATTTTACCACTACACTCGTTTCCAAAGTTTTGATATCCCAAGTTTTCTCGATGAAATACTCCAGTTTCAGGAACTCTATATAGACATTTAGGACTAGTTCACAATTTTTCACATCTACTTCATTAGCATTAGAGGTCTGCTGGTCAATAAGCGATCGAATTGCAGCATCATCTACCGAGTGATTACCATCCTTGAACACGGATATAATGGAATCCCTATAATCGCCAtcttgattcattttccaGCTAAACCAAGTAGATCTGCATAGGCCACTATTTCATGTACTATCGGGTCCCTTGAGGCTCTTTGCAAACACAATATTTCAAACACAGCTGATCAAACTCTCATCACAATGTAATCTTATTATGTTATGTATGGTTTTCATTATCGCTGCAGTTACCCGATTTTCCGAATCTCCAAATGGCAATTCACAGATGCCTTCTTCACATTGGTCAGATCTGTATCAGTTTCCTCTGAGATCTGAGGGACAGGTTTCACAACAACGATTCTTCAAGTGCAGCAATGCGTTGAGATAGCTCGTTGCAGCAGAGTTCCCCTGTTACTGCCGCACTGTGCTACAAAACAAACCACCATGAAAAACTGTCTTCTACGAGAACCTCTCCTGCTCTAATGCAACACTTTAGTTGCACTAAAAAATCTCAGCATTCGCCTTTGAGCACACAAATGTTGCTCTCGAAGCCTATAGTACGTAAAGCCAGGACGAATGTGATGCAAACTAAGCGTACCTTCCCAACAACTGCCGTCCATTACCGCATGTGTTCATCCATATTGAACGAAGTGTCCGTTATATTTCGGCCTCTCGGTACAAGATGCCTGGAGAACATCAGTGTGTTAGAATATAGGGATAGGTTCTTCTCCCGAGAACTATATCATTGCCTCTTTTCTATCAATTAGCCGCCGTTCCCTTAAAATGTTACCCgactatttttttcttgcgTGATGAACTTTTGCGAGGGGCAAAGACAGGAATGAAGGGGTAGAAAGTGGTTACAAAACGATATAACTAAGGAGTGTATAAATGGATCATTTTGTATTTAATTGCTTGCAAATTCGAATTTGTGAATTTTGCGATAACTAGGATTGCGTCCTTCAATAGACTTTAAACCAAAGATTAAGTTGGGAAGGAATTGGAAACACAGCACCACAAACGAATGAATTCCGAAGAAACTAcacaaattgaaaaggacAAGGCTTCGCCAGGTAATATTATCGTTGTCTCGAACAGATTACCTGTCACAATTAATAAAAATGCTGAGACAGGTCAATATGAATACAAGATGTCATCGGGGGGGCTTGTGACCGCTCTACAGGGGCTAAAAAAGACGTCaacttttcaatggtaCGGTTGGCCAGGTTTGGAGATTCCAGATCATGAAAAGGAGGTTGTCAAAAAAGACCTGTTGGAGAAATTCAATGCGGTGCCAATTTTTCTGACAGACGAAATAGCAGATTTGCACTATAACGGATTTAGCAATTCTATATTGTGGCCGCTCTTTCACTACCATCCCGGTGAAattaattttgatgaaaacgCTTGGTTAGCGTATAACGAAGCTAATTTAACTTTTGCGAAGGAAATTTGCAAGAACGTTCATGATAACGATGTTATATGGGTTCACGATTATCATTTGATGTTGTTACCTGAGATGATTAGAGACCATCTTACTCAATCgaaaaaattacaaaatgTCAAGCTTGGTTGGTTTTTGCATACGCCTTTCCCATCAAGTGAAATTTATAGAATTTTGCCTGTGAgacaagaaattttgaaaggtGTGTTGAGTTGTAACTTAATTGGATTTCATACATATGATTATGCGAGACATTTTCTATCAGCGGTTCAAAGGGTTCTTAACGTGAATACGTTACCTAATGGTGTTGAGTATCAAGGTAGATTTGTTAATGTGGGTGCTTTCCCCATTGGTATAGACGTTGATACGTTCACAGAAGGTTTGAAACAGGAAAAggtgaagaaaagaatccaGGAGTTAAAGCAAACTTTCAAAGGCTGTAAAATTATTGTTGGTGTGGATAGATTGGATTATATTAAAGGTGTTCCACAAAAATTGCACGCAATTGAAGTTTTTCTAAACGAACATCCTGAATGGATAGGTAAAGTTGTACTGGTTCAAGTAGCAGTTCCAAGTCGTGGTGACGTGGaagaatatcaatatttaaGGCTTGTTGTAAATGAATTGGTTGGTAGAATCAATGGTCAATTTGGTACTGTTGAATTCGTTCCGATTCATTTCATGCATAAAAGTATTCCATTTGAGgaattgatttcattgtATGCTGCAAGTGATGTTTGTTTAGTCTCTTCTACTCGTGATGGTATGAATTTGGTCTCTTATGAATACATCGCTTgtcaagaagaaaaaaagggaACTTTAATATTAAGTGAGTTTACAGGCGCTGCTCAATCTTTAAATGGTGCTCTAATTGTTAACCCATGGAACACCGATGAACTCTCGGATGCCATTAACGAGGCTTTGACCTTACCagatgagaaaaaagatgcgAACTGGGAAAAGCTTTACAAGTACATTTCAAAGTACACATCGGCCTTCTGGGGTGAAAGTTTCGTTCATGAGCTGTTTAGTGCTTCAAATGAATCAAAATGATATAATACACCAATTACATATGTATATAAAGAACCGCATACATAAAGGCACGTAACTACATCTGCTTGCGACCGAATGCCATTTTGTCAAACGATTAATGTCGACTTCGTTATCTCTTTATTATCTCTTGGGCGTTTCTTGCAGTCATCTCTTACGTTAAATCTTGCGGAGATGTATTTTGCATGTTGGCAAAACGGTCGGAAAAGTTCATGGGGATTGACAGGCTTTGTCTCAAAcgaaatttgaaatattattTTATGTATAAACATCAGTCTACGGAAAATCGTAGACAGGTCTGTTTCAATTATTGGTGAGCATTGACCGAACGTTAGGTGATTTTAAACAATTGAGTCAAATTCTGCAAGATACCTGTAAACTTAGATAGTGGAGGCGAGGCGGCAGGGATGGGTCAACTACTTTCTCACCCGTTAACGGAAAAATATCTGGAATATAACGACTATAAACATGTTTCACAGGATCAGACTTCCAATATAACTTCTGCTGATGGTAATTTGGTACCACACTTCTACAATTGTGTAGGATCTATGCAAGGTTATAGGCTAACGCAAGAGGATGCACATCTTGTGTTAAACGAGGATAAGGCCATTCACGTTAAATTTTATGATCCTTTCAAGAATAAGATGGAGCAATTGAAACTTAGTATATTTTCCTTATTTGATGGTCACGGTGGTGCAGAttgttcaaattttctcaGCGGGGGGCATCAACACAGCGCTAAAAAGGGTATTGCAAGATGGATAGCGTACAGCTTTGAAAGACACCAATATGGAGCCTATCTTGACAATGATAGTGATTCTTTGAGGCCTCCAAACTCGAAGAGAGCGTTCAGAACTTTACAAGGGCTTATAACGCAAGTTATTAAAGATGCATTTATGTTGCAAGATCAAGAGCTATATCAGCATTTTGCAAACAGTTCGTGTGGCTCAACAGCTGTAGTTGCGATTATTATTAATAACGAATTTTTATATGTGGCGAATTGCGGTGATTCCAGATGCATTCTTTCGTCGAAAAATTTAGGAATTAAAACGATGTCATACGATCATAAACCTCAACATATAGGTGAATTATTAAGAATAAACGATAATGGCGGTACAGTTTCTTTAGGTAGAGTTGGTGGAGTCTTGGCATTAAGTCGAGCTTTCAGCGATttccaattcaaaagaggGGTGAATTATGGTAAAAACAAGGGTCATCATCAGAATGCGGGTATTCCTCCTCAAGAAGCACAAGTGACCGCTGAGCCTGACGTGTTAATGCATAAGATCGATTTCACGAAGGATGAGTTTTTAGTACTAGGATGCGATGGTATATGGGATATCTACAGTAATAAACAACTGGTACAGTTTATTAAGTATCACTTAACCTTGGGAGTAAATTTACCTGGTATTATTACCAAATTGTTAGATCACGGAATAGCGCAAGCTAATAGCAATACTGGTGTCGGTTTCGATAATATGACAGCAATATTGGTTGTTCTAAATAATGGTGGAGAGAGTCTACAAGATTGGTACACAAAGATGAAAGTTCGTCTTGAACGCGAACGGGGTCTTCAATAAGGTATACGTTATCATTGCCAAGAGCTTTGATTTAAAATGATTCCTTTACCATTAATATTATGAGTATATGATATTTATCCTGATTTAAAATTATATAAagcattgattttttttaaaagtACGCGCGTTACCATCGTTGTTGACATATAACATCAGAACTTGACACGGTCGAATAAAAGGGAGAGAGAAAACCAGAAAAGACCAACACATCGTGCGAAATTGGCGGAATGGACTCTTCTGAGGATGCTGAACTTGTGCAGCTGTCCACCCTACCAGGCACCTCAACAGCTGTGGCCAAGGAATATACGCTGGATATTCCACGAATACCGAGTGTCGAATTACCATTAAACATATCCGAAAACCAAGCAAGTGTGTTGAAGGCAATTAACATGTGCGGTGGTATTGATAAGATCAAGGAAGCTCTCAATGAGTATGGTGAGACGACTGACTCTCAAAAAGGCTTGGAGCTTTACATGAATGAAAGTCAAGATAATTTAGATTATTTTAATGAACACCCCATTATAGGTAAAAAAGTTCCCAACAGAGATGAATCTATTGTTTTAAAAATACAAATGCCTAAAGGAACATTGGCAAACCATGCAGGCAATGTGCAGAAAGCTTTAGCATCTCTCGATAGTCGTGACGTTCGTATAAATCCTGTTGCGATTATTAATAATACTATCAAATTTAGAGAAATGTCTGACTTTCAAATACGGCTTGATAATGCACCTTCTGCTAATGAATTTAAGGATAGTTTCGGAACTCTGGATTGGGatagtttcaaaaaatacgTTAATTCCGTTCCTGATAATGATCCTAGAccctttgaaaatatcagtAATTTAGTGATGGACCGCAATTCAGTTGTCCCAAGTTCAGACTTTCAGTTGCCCCCACCCCCTCGGCTTTCAATGGTTAGTTTCCCGTTGTTGTATAGGTACAAGACTAATCCATTTGCTACCAAGAAATCCAGTGGAGCTGTTGAGGTCAAAGGTACATACataaaaaatcatcaacaGTTTGTACACGAAATGGGCGACGATATAAAAATTCCGACGAAGCCCCACGAGCTTGTCGCCAAGGATTATGAAGTAGCGCAGAAGAACTTAGTGTGGCCAGGGACAAAAAAGGAGtcgaaattttttgaattattaCAGAGGTGTCTGGAGACTTTGCATAAACTCTTCGATGCTAGGCCTGTATGGGTAAAAAAGCATATTGATGGAATTGTTGATCAAGAGGTACATCACACACTCAAAATTGCGTTGGCATTAATATCTTATAGATTCACTGTAGGGCCATGGAGGAATACATATATAAAACTGGGCCTGGATCCACGTAGCTCCTCAGAGTACgcaaaatatcaaactgAGTATTTTAagattgaaagaaaacttttACTCTCATCAACCATTCGAAAAAATATACCAAGCCCACCCCCGGCTGTGTTCAACTCAAATAACCCAGGTGATATCGATAGTcgtttcaaattcaatggCAAGCAAATTCCCTGGTATTTAATGCTTCAAATAGATTTGCTCGTTGAAGAACCGGCTATAAAGGAGGTATACGAAAAAGCCGAGTATTTAACCAAAGCCAATGAACTTACTGGCTGGTTTACAGAGTTAGATTTAGCGAAAATACGAAAAATAGTAAAGTATGAGTTAGGATGTATGGTTCAGGGAAATTACAAGTTCAACCAATACAAActtaaatatttcaaaacaatgCTTTATGTGAAAGAatcgatgatgaaagctCAAGGAAAGGATGCCGACGGATATATAGACATTAGCGGTTCTGACACAACCAAAAAAGAGTCTGGTCAACGTTTCGCTCGGGAAGATAGTAATGTTGAggatgaggatgaagataatGGTGTAGAGACGGGTGAGGTTGACGACACTGTTTTAGAAGCTGAGGAAGCGGATGATGATCTTCGAGTAGAGGTGAATTCAGATGACGAAGGCGACGATATTGCAGATGACAGCTTTGATGTCCGATCAGCCACCTTCCAAGAAATTATCAAGCAAATTGCTAAATGCGATCCAGAGAAAGCAAACGTCCTCCAGAAAACGCTTAATGGCTTTATCAGCGAAAGTAGCCTGTAAACAATTTGACGCAAAGTAGCATGACTCAAGGAGCACTTTCCATATGTATGTTATcgattcaaaagatacaaTGAACATGTTTATTCCTCGTATAGCGCGATGAGGTATGTaattctcaaattttttttattttagCATTCAACTGTGTGTAATAACTTAATGAATTATAACCAAATAATTTTGTATAGTGATTTAGAGGTTATTGGATCTTTAGAAAGTGATTGCCGTTAGAATATATACATCAATATGATAAGAACATTAATCTCGATAAGGAGGGCCTCTACTGGCGCGTACAAAGGTGCCAGTCAGATCTCTATACCCAGAAGGCCTTTAAAAAAGATACGTCTCGGGAAGGCAAGACCTGCGATTTACCACCAGTTTGACGTACATGTAGAATTAAGCGATGGTAGCGTGATAGTGAGAAAGTCGCAATTTCCTAAAGACCAAATCAGACTAATTCAGGATCAAAGGAATAATCCTCTCTGGAACCCAAGTAGAGATGACTTGGTGATTGTAGATGCCACTGCGGGTGGCAGTCTGGATAAGTTCAAGCAAAGGTACAGCTCTATATTCTCTATAGAGGAAGATCCGAAGACTCCTGATAATGAAACTGCCATGAAGACAAAATCCGAAATACCAAGTAAAGGAGAGGAAAATGCAGAAATCGCTACTGAAGACACAGCATTAGAGATAGATGACTATTTGTCTTTACTCGATGATAGCTCCAAACAAATCAGTACAGGTAAGCTGGcaacaaagaagaaaccAAAGAAATAGCCGTGTTCAACACCTCAGGCATCTACTGGTATATATCAAATAGCATATTCGTGTATATAAATCTAAAGACAATGAATTCCTGCTGGGGAAATCAGCTAAACTTCATTTCCTCCTATTTTGACCAGAACTTTACGCTTCTTGGATTTCATTATGACATCTAAGAACGGGCACgatgtttttttcctcatcagCACTTGTATTTGTGTGCATGATCGCACAGATACATATATACCAGTGGCGACGAAAAGCATGGGTAGTGTATTTTTACCTCATTTGCATACTGGTTGGCATGTCGATCAAGCAATAGTGACGGAAACGGAACGGATAGTCGTTATAAGGTTTGGTCGTGACTGGGATAAACAGTGCATGATAATGGACGAACTACTATATTCAATAGCGGAAAAAGTCAAGAATTTTGCTGCTATCTATTTATGTGACATTGACGAAGTTCCGGACTTTAATGAAATGTATGAGTTGCAGGATCCACTCACAGTCATGTTCTTTTATCAGAATAAGCATATGATGTGCGATTTTGGAACAGGCAATAATAATaagatgaattttttggtagACGATAAGCAAGAAATGATAGATATACTGGAGACTATATTCAGAGGTGCAAGAAAGAACAAGGGTTTAGTAATTTCCCCCTACGATTATAACCACAAGCGGGTGTAAATTAGTATGTTTATAAAAGCACGAAAAAGTTGGCACATATGGGACGAAACGCAACCTTTGTCTACGAACTCTGGTGTGGCAATTAAAAGGCAAATGTATGGaattattaaaaatttgatatatgGTATAGCACTGCTATAGCGGATATTTAACCTCAATAGAGCTTATGGTGTCTGTGCACGCGTAATTCACGTGTACAGAGGCctccaaaatttcaatttttgatttcgaaataaagaaaatgacaaaacCTCGAAGGACGACGAAGATAAAAATGTTCGAAAGTAATAGATAGTTTGCTTGTAAATCAGGATATTCGTATCGTCGGATTTACTCtaagtttttcaatatacTACCAAGCTGGTGTTCTTAAACTTAGCTAAAAGGTTTTACTCACAGATTGTCAAAAGATCGGTAAAAGTCAAAAAGATGAGTGCTGCGGAAATCAAAATGGTGAGATCCACGGCTGAAATTAACAGAGAAAATTTGGAAGCTGTTCTCAGAGGCAGATTTTTTTACGCACCAGCATTTGATTTATATGGTGGTGTGTCTGGCTTGTACGACTATGGTCCACCTGGTTGTGCATTCCAAGCAAATGTTATCGATGTATGGAGAAAGCACTTTATTTTGGAGGAAGACATGTTGGAGGTGGATTGCACAATGCTAACTCCATTTGAAGTTTTGAAGACCTCAGGACATGTTGACAAATTCTCCGACTGGATGTGCAGAGATTTTAATACTGGTGAAATTTTCAGAGCAGATCATCTGGTCGAAGAAGTATTGGAAGCGCGTTTAAAAGGTGATAAAGAAGCTAGAGGTCTGCTTGAAGATGCCAATGCATCCGCCCAAGAGGACAAtaacaagaagaagagaaagaataAAGTTAAGCAGATCAAGGCAGTCAAACTTGAAGATGATGTTGTGAAGGAATAcgaagaaattttggcaAAGATTGATGGCTATTCTGGTGAAGAACTTGGTCAGTTGAtggaaaaatacaatgTCGGTAACCCTGTCACCGGCGAATCTTTGGAGGCACCAAGAGCTTTCAACTTGATGTTCGAGACAGCTATTGGCCCATCTGGTCAATTGAGGGGGTTTTTGAGACCAGAAACTGCTCAAGGTCAGTTCttaaatttcaataagCTGTTGGaattcaacaacagcaaaacACCTTTCGCCTCAGCTTCTATTGGTAAATCTTTCagaaatgaaatttctccAAGAGCAGGTTTACTAAGAGTTCGTGAGTTTTTAATGgctgaaattgaacacTTCTTAGACCCAGAAGATAAATCTCATCCACGATTTGCAGAGGTTAAAGACAcaaaattatcatttttgcCTCGTGAAGTCCAACAAGCAGGCTCTACAGAACCAATTGTTATGTCTATTGGTGAAGCTGTGAAAACAAAGTTGGTGGACAATGAGACCCTCGGTTATTTCATTGCAAGAATTGCTAAGTTTTTGTTAACAATCGGTGTTGacgaaacaaaaa belongs to Zygotorulaspora mrakii chromosome 1, complete sequence and includes:
- the MDM36 gene encoding Mdm36p (similar to Saccharomyces cerevisiae MDM36 (YPR083W); ancestral locus Anc_3.387), which produces MNQDGDYRDSIISVFKDGNHSVDDAAIRSLIDQQTSNANEVDVKNCELVLNVYIEFLKLEYFIEKTWDIKTLETSVVVKFESYSGGVDDTKTTFSGSKDDDTFYKDVALKCIRNCEKLSGRLTKCLNSLSNARNYIHSAQARLLEDPVTLLLEIWLTCNKKLKLLRNRIAGIFLRSKLLIIDHELETFREHLSDANIISSYRSFIKIFVEQLQDAEISGDQSMLDECLCVFLDIEAMFNSLHISMLQSQNKSLRDSLLTAEDQDQDHNFDRRDGSPTDFLCDHSRTSSMSTSTDLSCIMERTHLSKELPSLLAAFNNAKRLEQELENVRTVPKHFPLSASASALPPSLSPSNLMGISTEGGLPSTTLFKSKLMMMEQHKNLINQFTPPLSQGKAPLSSSGSGVLSNLYGISRP
- the TPS1 gene encoding alpha,alpha-trehalose-phosphate synthase (UDP-forming) TPS1 (similar to Saccharomyces cerevisiae TPS1 (YBR126C); ancestral locus Anc_3.386); amino-acid sequence: MNSEETTQIEKDKASPGNIIVVSNRLPVTINKNAETGQYEYKMSSGGLVTALQGLKKTSTFQWYGWPGLEIPDHEKEVVKKDLLEKFNAVPIFLTDEIADLHYNGFSNSILWPLFHYHPGEINFDENAWLAYNEANLTFAKEICKNVHDNDVIWVHDYHLMLLPEMIRDHLTQSKKLQNVKLGWFLHTPFPSSEIYRILPVRQEILKGVLSCNLIGFHTYDYARHFLSAVQRVLNVNTLPNGVEYQGRFVNVGAFPIGIDVDTFTEGLKQEKVKKRIQELKQTFKGCKIIVGVDRLDYIKGVPQKLHAIEVFLNEHPEWIGKVVLVQVAVPSRGDVEEYQYLRLVVNELVGRINGQFGTVEFVPIHFMHKSIPFEELISLYAASDVCLVSSTRDGMNLVSYEYIACQEEKKGTLILSEFTGAAQSLNGALIVNPWNTDELSDAINEALTLPDEKKDANWEKLYKYISKYTSAFWGESFVHELFSASNESK
- the PTC4 gene encoding type 2C protein phosphatase PTC4 (similar to Saccharomyces cerevisiae PTC4 (YBR125C); ancestral locus Anc_3.385), giving the protein MGQLLSHPLTEKYLEYNDYKHVSQDQTSNITSADGNLVPHFYNCVGSMQGYRLTQEDAHLVLNEDKAIHVKFYDPFKNKMEQLKLSIFSLFDGHGGADCSNFLSGGHQHSAKKGIARWIAYSFERHQYGAYLDNDSDSLRPPNSKRAFRTLQGLITQVIKDAFMLQDQELYQHFANSSCGSTAVVAIIINNEFLYVANCGDSRCILSSKNLGIKTMSYDHKPQHIGELLRINDNGGTVSLGRVGGVLALSRAFSDFQFKRGVNYGKNKGHHQNAGIPPQEAQVTAEPDVLMHKIDFTKDEFLVLGCDGIWDIYSNKQLVQFIKYHLTLGVNLPGIITKLLDHGIAQANSNTGVGFDNMTAILVVLNNGGESLQDWYTKMKVRLERERGLQ
- the TFC1 gene encoding transcription factor TFIIIC subunit TFC1 (similar to Saccharomyces cerevisiae TFC1 (YBR123C); ancestral locus Anc_3.384), whose translation is MDSSEDAELVQLSTLPGTSTAVAKEYTLDIPRIPSVELPLNISENQASVLKAINMCGGIDKIKEALNEYGETTDSQKGLELYMNESQDNLDYFNEHPIIGKKVPNRDESIVLKIQMPKGTLANHAGNVQKALASLDSRDVRINPVAIINNTIKFREMSDFQIRLDNAPSANEFKDSFGTLDWDSFKKYVNSVPDNDPRPFENISNLVMDRNSVVPSSDFQLPPPPRLSMVSFPLLYRYKTNPFATKKSSGAVEVKGTYIKNHQQFVHEMGDDIKIPTKPHELVAKDYEVAQKNLVWPGTKKESKFFELLQRCLETLHKLFDARPVWVKKHIDGIVDQEVHHTLKIALALISYRFTVGPWRNTYIKLGLDPRSSSEYAKYQTEYFKIERKLLLSSTIRKNIPSPPPAVFNSNNPGDIDSRFKFNGKQIPWYLMLQIDLLVEEPAIKEVYEKAEYLTKANELTGWFTELDLAKIRKIVKYELGCMVQGNYKFNQYKLKYFKTMLYVKESMMKAQGKDADGYIDISGSDTTKKESGQRFAREDSNVEDEDEDNGVETGEVDDTVLEAEEADDDLRVEVNSDDEGDDIADDSFDVRSATFQEIIKQIAKCDPEKANVLQKTLNGFISESSL
- the MRPL36 gene encoding mitochondrial 54S ribosomal protein bL31m (similar to Saccharomyces cerevisiae MRPL36 (YBR122C); ancestral locus Anc_3.383); the encoded protein is MIRTLISIRRASTGAYKGASQISIPRRPLKKIRLGKARPAIYHQFDVHVELSDGSVIVRKSQFPKDQIRLIQDQRNNPLWNPSRDDLVIVDATAGGSLDKFKQRYSSIFSIEEDPKTPDNETAMKTKSEIPSKGEENAEIATEDTALEIDDYLSLLDDSSKQISTGKLATKKKPKK
- the DIB1 gene encoding U4/U6-U5 snRNP complex subunit DIB1 (similar to Saccharomyces cerevisiae DIB1 (YPR082C); ancestral locus Anc_3.382), which produces MTSKNGHDVFFLISTCICVHDRTDTYIPVATKSMGSVFLPHLHTGWHVDQAIVTETERIVVIRFGRDWDKQCMIMDELLYSIAEKVKNFAAIYLCDIDEVPDFNEMYELQDPLTVMFFYQNKHMMCDFGTGNNNKMNFLVDDKQEMIDILETIFRGARKNKGLVISPYDYNHKRV
- the GRS1 gene encoding glycine--tRNA ligase (similar to Saccharomyces cerevisiae GRS1 (YBR121C) and GRS2 (YPR081C); ancestral locus Anc_3.381) — protein: MSAAEIKMVRSTAEINRENLEAVLRGRFFYAPAFDLYGGVSGLYDYGPPGCAFQANVIDVWRKHFILEEDMLEVDCTMLTPFEVLKTSGHVDKFSDWMCRDFNTGEIFRADHLVEEVLEARLKGDKEARGLLEDANASAQEDNNKKKRKNKVKQIKAVKLEDDVVKEYEEILAKIDGYSGEELGQLMEKYNVGNPVTGESLEAPRAFNLMFETAIGPSGQLRGFLRPETAQGQFLNFNKLLEFNNSKTPFASASIGKSFRNEISPRAGLLRVREFLMAEIEHFLDPEDKSHPRFAEVKDTKLSFLPREVQQAGSTEPIVMSIGEAVKTKLVDNETLGYFIARIAKFLLTIGVDETKMRFRQHMANEMAHYAADCWDGELKTSYGWIECVGCADRSAYDLTVHSNKTKQKLVVRQKLDTPVEVKKWEIDLTKKLFGPKFRKDAPKVEAYLLNLSQAELKAKSEELKANEKIIFQVDGIEGNLELDGNFITIEERTKTEHVREFVPNVIEPSFGIGRIIYSVFEHSFWNRPEDTARSVLSFPPLVAPSKVLLVPLSNHKDLAPITAQISKLLRAEKIPFKVDDSGVSIGKRYARNDELGTPFGITIDFASIKDGSVTLRERDSTKQVRGSATDIIGAIREITYNGVSWDEGTKDLAPFVSQSETV